A region from the Onthophagus taurus isolate NC chromosome 8, IU_Otau_3.0, whole genome shotgun sequence genome encodes:
- the LOC139431069 gene encoding piggyBac transposable element-derived protein 4-like, producing MDKWFTGIDIMEKMLPDHRLTAVGTIRKNKKQIPYAFIQPKNRDIHSTLVDFSEKITILSHIPKKNKCVLLASSFHHDDLVDDTEKKKPDMIHFYNQTKGGVDSVDQLCEGKMH from the coding sequence ATGGACAAGTGGTTCACTGGAATTGATATAATGGAAAAGATGTTGCCAGATCATCGTCTGACAGCTGTTGGAACTAttcgaaaaaacaaaaaacagatACCTTATGCTTTCATACAACCTAAAAATAGAGATATACATTCCACTCTCGttgatttttcagaaaaaatcACCATCTTATCACATATTcctaagaaaaataaatgtgttcTATTGGCGTCAAGTTTCCATCATGATGACTTGGTTgatgatacagaaaaaaagaaacctgACATGATTCACTTTTACAATCAAACCAAAGGTGGAGTGGATTCAGTTGACCAGTTATGTG